A segment of the Capnocytophaga sp. ARDL2 genome:
ATAGGCTCATAGGAAACATAATTTTTTATGTATAATAATCTATGTTTTCTCTATAAGCGAAGCATCTCTGATTTATGGGAAAGTCTTTTTAATATTGGTTTTGACCATATTAAAATATACTATTCAGATAGAAAAGAATGTAAAGACGAACCTTAAAACCCCAATAATATACATCATCAATATAGTTTTTATTAGTAATTTTTGCAAAAAACTTATTTGTATTAATAAATAAATATAATTTTTAACCCAATAAAAATACATTACCTTATGAGACGACACCAAAAGACTATTAGTTGGTTTTTCTTGTACCTATTTGTTTTTCAAATAGGTATAGAATCGGTATATGCGTTGAAAAATCATGATATAATTTCATATAGATTTTGGAATTCTAAAGAAAATATTAATATAAGTGCGAGTTTCTTAACTCCTCAAGTCAGCCCCCTAACCTCTACACCAGTAAAAGCCGAACTGTACGAAGTAAAAGAGGGAACTAATACTGTCGCGTGTAGTAATAACACCGAATACACAAACTTGAAATCTGGCACGAGACAAAGCCGACTGAACGAAGTTAACCAAGGAACTTCCAACCATTTCATCATTGGTTATCACCCTGCGACTGGTGTGGATGAGCCGTTTGACAATGTGTTTGTGTTTGATTGGGAGACAAAAGATGTTGACAAACAAGTATTTTTGACTGCGGATGTCAAAGGTGTGAGCAATGCTTCGGGCTTGAGTTTTTCTGTAAACCAACAACAAGTGGTTGGTGGGTATTTTGTGGAAAAATCCAACGATTGGAAACGCATAAAAATTCCGTTGTCAACTACTCATTTACACAATGGTAAAAATCATATTTTGTTTACCAATGGTGACAATCAACAGTTGTTTTACGAACTGAAAAATCTACAAATCCAGATTGAAAACACTAATAAAAACACAGATTTTCAATTGTTTGATGAGCAGGTTTTATTTACGCATAATCAAAAGGCGTATCTAAAAGGTACTGTTCAACCCAATGTGAAAAACATTCGTATAAATGGCGTAAAAGCTCAACTGCAAGGCGATTTTTTCGAGGTAGTTTTTCCTATGGAAAGCAATTGCAATAGCGTCACTATCGAATTGGATAAATCCAATACTACAGAAAGTCTTCAACATACTTTTTCAGAACAAAAAGAACTGACTTTCGCTCAAAAAATGGAAGAATTTTCTTTGTCCACAGCGGTTCAGTTTGATGCAAATTCTTCAACTTGGCAAGTAAGTCTTCCATCCCTTTTTTTAGAAATCCCCTCAGAATCTTATCCGAAGGCATCGCAAATTACCGCAACGCCTTTGCGTCCTCGTGATGTGGCTCCTTTGGGACAAAAAATCGTGAATGTTACTGCTACCAATAGCGGGTATCGCCTATTGCCAGCTGGGGCAAAATTTTCTGAAAGTCTATCACTTTCCTTGGGGATTGATGATCAAAAATTACCCAAAGGCTATCATTTGCACGATGTGCAAATTTTTTATTTCGATGTCGATGAAAAGCGTTGGGTAGCTATCGAAACCAAAAGTATTGATACAGAAAATAATACGATTACAGGGCTTACCAATCATTTTACCGATTTTATTGCAGGGGTGATTCAAGCACCCGAACATCCAGAGGGTGAAGCGTTTGCACCGACCACGATTAGCGATATGCAAGTGGCTCAACCCTTGGCAAATCAAATGCAAATTGCTCCACCCACTGCCAATCAGCTGGGAGATGGTCGCATCGAATTTCCGATACACATTCCCAGTGGTCGCAACGGTTTGCAACCCAATTTGAGCCTTTCGTACAACCACAGCGGTTCGAGTAGCGTAGTGGGGTATGGTTGGGATTTGCCTATTCCGTCGATTGCCATCAATTCCAAATTTGGAGTACCCGAATTTCACGCCCAAAAAGAAACGGAAAGTTACCTTTTCAACGGCGAAGAATTGTTGCAAAAAAATGGAAGCAACCTCTATTTAGCGCATAGAGAAGAACATCACATTAACCGAACTTCGCCTGCGTTTTTTTATCCCAAAGTAGAAGGAGATTTTTCACGAATCGAGCGATTGGGTACTGCTCCAAATGCATATTCGTGGGTGGTTTGGGACAAATTGGGAACCAAATATTACTACGGAACTCATTTAAATTCAAGAATGTACGATTCGGCAACTGGAAACATCAGCCAATGGTTTTTGGACAAAATCGAAGACAAAAATGGCAATTATATTTCGTATAATTATCATACAAAACATTATGAATCAGATCATTTAGAAGGAGGAAAAGAAGTTTTGTTGGGATCTATTGGATACACTTTTCATCTCAATTTACCTTATGGAAACTTCAACCGACATCAGATAAATTTCATTTATTCTGATGCTTCTCGACCGGATGCTACGATTAGCTACCGCAATGGATTTAAGGAAGTTAGTGCCTCTGTATTAGAAAAAATCGAAGTTTCATCTTATGATACTGGTAGAAAAAAATCCGAATATGGTATCAATTATTTACTCAATCATTCGACAGGTGTTTTTTCAAAACATTTATTACAATCTATTGAAACACAGTATGTAAAGTACAATGCTCAAGGAGGAATAGAAAGTTCGCATTCGTATCATCACGCCTTTGATTATTACAATGATGTATCTGGTGGTTTGTTTGGCGAAGAGCGTATTTTGAATACTCCGAGCGATATTGGTTTGGGAATTATTGACGACTTAGATTTTCTCAACAAGGTAGATTTGTCGATGCTCCATGCCTCGGTGGACAAGGGGGTAGAACAAAAGCACATCGAAGGTGGCGTAGGCGTTGGATTGGGAACATTAGCATCCAACAATCCCATCACCTATATAGGGACAATCAGCACGGCGTTTGCCTTTCCGGTGCGTGTTACCAACAAACCAATAGTGCAACTGGTTGATATTGATGCAGATGGATTGCCAGACAAAGTGGTAAAAATTGGCAATCAGTGGAAGTATCGAAAAAATCTCGATGGACTGGCATTTTCGCCTCAATTGTACTCTATCCACAATTTCAACGAGTTGAATGTAACCGCATCAAAAACAGTAAATAAGCCCGATATAAATCTCAATTTGTTTCATACAACGATTGGTTTTTCTAAAAACAATACGCTGAGCAATACAACCACCTATCTCTCGGATGTCAATGCCGACGGTATTCTCGATTATGTCCGAGACAAAAAGGTGTTTTTCGGAAAAATAGACTCAACCTTAGGTCAGCCGACGTTTACGGTCAATAGTGCCGAAACACCCAATGTGATTTACAAAGGTTCTGAGGTAGAGGAGTCGGTTCTCAATCAGCCGGTTGAGTTTTCTAATGCCAACGATTTGATGGAAATTGTCAAGGTTTGGCGTGCTCCAAAATCGGGAAAAATCAATATTAATGGTACGGTTTCAAAGGATTTTACCTCGGTAGATCAAGGAGTACGTGTGGCGATTCAGCGTAGTTATTGGCAAACGTTTTCCAATGGAAATTTTTTGCTAAATGATGAAGAGGAAAATGATGAGTCTTTGATTGAAAATGATGAATTCGTTGAAGAATTAGTCGAAAATTCAGTTGAAAATGATGATTTCGTTGAAGAATTAGTCGAAAATTTAGTTGAAAATGATGAATTCGTTGAAGAATTAGTCGAAAATTCAGTTGAAAGTGATGATTTCGTTGAAGAATTAGTCGAAAATTCAGTTGAAAGTGGTGATTTCGTTCAAGAATTAGTCGAAAATTCAGTTGAAAGTGGTGATTTCGTTCAAGAATTAGTCGAAAATTCAGTTGAAAATGATGATTTCGTTGAAGAATTAGTCGAAAATTCAGTTGAAAGTGATGATTTCGTTGAAGAATTAGTTGAAAATCATTTCAGTCCGATAGGAATAGGTAGATTTTATACCAATTCATATATCCTTTCTCCCTCGTTGATGGTTGCTCAATCTATGCCGACCAATTTTCAAAATATTTCGGTAACGAAAGGAGATTTGATTTTTTTTAGGGTAAACAGTAGTCAGATTCCGGTGGATGAATTGTCGATTACTTGGAATCCTGAAATTGTTTATACCAATGAAAATTTTGAGTCGCCCAATAGCTATAAACAATATTCTAGCAACTACAGCGATGCCTTTGTTTATGGGACTTCTCAACCCAAAATCGAAGTAATCAAAGAGCCTGGGGTCTATCAATTGGGGTGGAATGCGTTTCCAATAAACAATGTTACTTTTCAAGGAGCGGAGCTTTCTGACGAAGTGCGTATTCGTTTTTCGGTTTATAAAACTGCTCAAAATGGCGTACAATTGGTCGAGCAAAAAGAAACCATCATTCCTATTAATGGAAATCATTTGGTTCAAGCTCCTCATTTTCAACTCAATCTTTCTCAAATCGATAAATACAATCCAGATACCTATCGTTTTGTAAAAGTGGAGGTATTGGCAAATTCGCAAATCAATTGGAAAAAATTGGATACTAAATTCAACCCTTTTTTCCAAAAAATAGGCGGAGAAAAGGTGGATTTGATTCCTTATTATCAAGTGTTTGCCAATCAGCATACACAATACGCTCCGTCTGTTTTGGTGGGTAGCCCTAAAAAGGTGGTGGTCAAACACAATTTTAGTTTATCAAACTGTACTTCTGTAGATTGCGAAAATCAATACGTTTATTTTGTTGTAAAAAATCAACGGGGACAGATTCCGAATAATTTGATTGTCAATGGTCAAAATTTTCCTGCAAAAATTCGTTACAAACTCAATGCTCAAGGGCAAGTCACCGAGCGAAAAGCTTATAGTCATTCCACCAAAGATTATACGGTTTCGATTCCTACGACACAGAGTATTTTGAGTTTTTCGATACCTCATTCTGCTGTGATTCAACGCAAAACGCACTTTTTTGAATACTATACTTCGAGTAAAAAAGTTGCGCACAAATTGGCGAGTTATCAAAATTTCAATTCATTGGTTTTTAATGAAAATGGCAGTTCGGCTCAAAATAATTATGTTGCTGGATTTCAAGGGCTGTACAAAGCCAATATTTTTAGTAGTGAAAACAATTTACAAGTAGGAACGCTCTATCGCAATTGGGGTCAATTTGCTTACAAAGGAGCCAATCCAGGAGAACCCTTTCAATACATCAACCGCAACCATTTATCGATCAGTCCGCTTGTGGGTGACAGTGAGGGATATTCTCAATCATCGATACAGCAACTTGAAAATCTGATGAATACTCCTGATAGCGAGGCTGATTCTATCGACGAAAACGACAATGGAACCATTGCTATTGGAACAAATACAGTGCTCAATACCAATCGATTGCAAGCCTTGGAACGCTTTGCAGCATTGACACCCCATCGAGCAAATGCTTCGTGGCAAATGCACAACAAACTCAAGGTTACAGCCACCCAAAGTAGTCCGTTTTTGCGTTACGAAGATCAAGATGCTTCTTACAATCCGTCGGTATCTACTACGGTTTCGCCTTGTGCTTCATGCGAGGCGGTGGGAATTGTAAAACAAAGCGAAACCCACTCAAAATCACGTACGCGTTCATCAAGTATTGTTTTTACTTCAATTTCAATGGCGACCAATTCGGGAGAAAGTCGTATGCTCAACGATTTTACCGACATCAATGGCGATGGTTATCCCGATGTGTTGGGAGGAGCGATTCAGTTGACCAATTCGAGAGGAGGATTGACCAATACATTACAAGCCAAAAGTTTGCAAATGAACCAACAAACCAATGGTTCGGGAGCGACTGCGGGTGGTTCGGCACAGGTGTTTTCCACCTCAATCAAAGGGCAAAAAAGCAACACACATACAGTAAAAAATCACCACAACATCAATGGGGCAGGTTCGCTTTCGGACAGTTATTTTGAATCGACTACTGAAAATCAAGGGATATTTATCGATTTGAATGGCGATGGATTGGCTGATGAAGTAGATTTTGACAATAAAAAGGTGTTTTTTAACCTAGGAAAAAGCTTTCATACGGAAAATTACACAGGATTTGCTGTACAAAATAAACATTTGGTTTCAACATCGAGAAACTTTGGTATTTCGCCAAGTGCAGGCTTGGGCTATGCTTTTACGCCTAATGTCAATGACCGTTTCAATGCCGATTTTCACTTGGGCGTAACGGGTTCGGAAACTATTTCGGAACAAAAGACACAATTTTATGACATCAACGGTGACGGTTTGGTCGATTTTGTAAGCAATAAACAGGTCTTTATCAATACAGGAACAGGTTTTGTTACTTCAGGAATGCAATTGCCGGATTTTGAGAAAAATACGACGGTTCAAATCGGTTGGATGACCAATTTGTCTGTATTGTTTCCGGTTTCTGTATTTGGGATTACTATCAAGTTTGGTGGCGGTGGCGGTTATAGCCGTTCGAGTAGTTTTCATTCAGAAAAAATCCGTTTGATGGATTTTGACGGCGATGGTTTTGTTGATGTGTTGTATTCAGACAAAGAAGAGCGGTTGAAAGTGCGATTGTCAAATATTCGCCGTACCAATTTGTTGAAAAAAGTGAGCAATCCTACGGGTTCGTCGTTTATTATGGATTACGCAACGACAGGTTCTACCTATAAAATGCCGTTTAAAAAATGGGTGTTATCGTCTGTGGATATTCACGATGGATTTGTGGGCGATGGTGCCGATGTACAACGCCAACGCTTTGAATATCAGAATGGATTTAAAGACCGTAGAGAACGCAAATTTTTAGGATTTGGCGAAATCAAAACCCATCAATTGGACGATAATGAGCAAGTGTATCGCACACAAACACAGGAGTTTGTGCTAAACCAGCTGACCGATACAGAGGCAACGGAACCGAGTATGAGCGGAAAGGTGCGAAAATACCAATACATTGGGCAATTGCCTTGGAAATCATCATTGAAAGATGCGTCTGGTCGAGTGCTAAACGAGCAAATTACCGATTATCGTTTGGTGAGTTTAACAGCTAATCAACCGATGGGTAATTTCAATACTACAGAGGCTTCGACCCAAAATTTTGGAGATAAAAGTCGTATTTTGCCCTTGGTGAAAACCCTTACACAAAAGACGCATCATTTTGAGGGAATGAGTAACGATTTTATTACCCATACACAGAGTACACAATTTCAGCGATATGACCGGTATTCACAGCCGTTGCAAGTGAAATTGGTAGAGGACAATTTGGATGTGCGTATTTTGTATCACACGATAAATAATTCGTCAAAATATTTAGTATCTATTCCACGTCAACACCGCATTTTGCATAACAATCAAGTGTTGCGAAAAAGCGATACCACCATAGATGCTGTAGGAAATATTAGGAGTATTTCTCGCGATAGATTGGACGGTCAACAAGCGATTACAAATTATGAGTACAACACATTTGGATTGCTGACGAAAGTAACTTTACCGAAACAAACTGCCAATTCTCCAGAGAGTAGTCGCATGTCCTATTCATACATTTACGACCCAAAATATTATCAATTTGTAACCCAAGTAACGGATGCTCACGGCTATATCAGCAGCAAATCGTACAGTAATTTTGGAAAAATAGAAAGCGTAACGGATACCAACGGCAACCAATTTTTCTATGATTACGATGCGATGCAACGATTGGTTTTGTTCAAAGGACCATATCACAATGAAAAAACGATTGAACATGAGTACGGTCGCACGGTGCAAAATATACCTTATGCTGTAACCAAACATTATATTACCGACAATCAACATGCACAAAATGCACCGCAACAAATCGTGCATACAGTCAGTTTTTCGGATGGATTGGGTCGCATTATTCAAACCAAAAAACAATTAGACACACCGCAGGAATGTGTAGGTGGCAATGGCTATTGGTTGGAGGTTTCGGGCAAACAATTGTACGATGCCTTGGGACGAGTAACCGCTTCGTATCTGAGTAAAGAGGAGAAAAATTGTCAAGGAGATTTTAATACTCAACTGCGATTGTACAGCGATTTGACACACAACAATCAAGAAAAAACAACCGTTGCTTACGATGCCCTCGACCGACCGCTCTTGCAGACCGTTGTAGGCTTGGATGCTGTAACTTCGTATATTTATGGCAAGGACAACGCTACCCAAACGGCAACGACCCAAGTCATATTGCCAGAAGGCAACCAAACCACGACTTATACAGACCGCCGAGGACACACTGTGCAATCGGTGCAGTACAACAGTGATACAAACGAGGCTTTAGCCACACAATTTGCTTACAATGCCTTGGGCGAATTGCTACAAGTAACCGATGCCGAAGGACATCATACAAAATATCAGTACAATAAATTGGGACAAAAAACTCAGACGATACATCCTGATAGCGGAACAACCAAGTTTGAATACAATCTCGACGGTTCGTTGCGACGCATGGCAAACGAAAAACTCAACCACAACAACCAGTGGATCAATTATTCGTACAACAAAAATCAGTTGATACAAGTACAGTATCCGTCGCATACAGTATCGTATGAATACGGAACCGCGAGTGATTTGGGCAACGGACAAAACCGAGTAGGACGTTTGAAAAAAGTAACGGATTTGACGGGTACTCGAGAGTTTTCGTACGGAAAATTGGGAGAAATCACGCAAGATTACCGAGTGTTGCAATCGCAAAACGGAGTGATGCAATTCTACACCACGACCCAAACCGATTCGTGGGGGCGTGTGTTGGAGATGACTTACCCTGACGGAGAAAAATTATTTTACGAATACAATACAATAGGACAATTAAAAAAGATAAAGAATTCAAATAATTATGTATATTTGAGGCACGTACTCTATACGTTTTTCGGCGAAGCCAAAGAGATAGAATACGGTAACAAAGTAAAAACCCAAAACGATTTTGATACCATGCGACGTTTGCGTACGATGCGATTGCGAAGACCGAGTAACCACATTTTTTCAAATGTGCAGTACGATTATGACCGTAATCAAAATATTGTAAGACAACGAAATACGGTATCACAGCACAACAATTTGCATTTGGGAGGCGTGAGCGATAAGCAATACCAATACGACAAATACAATCGTTTGTCGAGAGCCATAGGTACATTTACAGGATTTAAGGAAGAGCAAAACTATGATTTGACAATGAGCTACAACGCGACTCATAGTATTGTAAACAAAAACCAGACACACAATGTAACGCTGAATCAAGTACCACAAAATTCGGTGCATAATTATCAAGCGGAGTATTTTTACGATGATGATACACACCCTCACGCACCGTCATTGTTGCAATACCAAGACGGAAAAAGTATTAAATTGAGTTATGATGCCAACGGTAATTTAGAGCATATACAATCAGACAAGGATTTGGTCGTTGTAGGCAATAGAGATTTTGAATGGGACGAGCAAAACCGTTTGTTGTCTGTGGTGGACAATGGCGGACAGCAGATCAGTCATTATGTATATGACCACACAGGCGAGCGAACGTTTAAGTCAGAGCAAGGACTTAGTTTGGCAAATGTATCAGGACAGCAAGCGTATGAAGTATCAGATATGACAAACTATACGCTGTATCCATCAGGCTTTGTCACGGTAAATCCGGAGCGAAATGAATATACCAAGCATTATTACAACAACGGCAAGCGATTGGCAAGTCGCTTGATGACTCTACAAGGACAATTTGTCTCTCAAAATCAGTTGCAACCACAGGCGATGAGTATGCAGGCGATGTCGGCTACTCAAAGCCCACAAAACTGTCAGCAACAGTTGGATGCGATTATGCAATACCTTGCCAATGACCCTGCGATGACAGATTGTTTGACAGCGGTACAAAACATCAATGCAGACCCATCTTATCAAAATGCTTGTGATAAACTCTATGCCGTAAACGCATTAAACTGCTCACCCGCAGATGTTATTGATGTGGTGATTACAGACCCTGTGTACACTCCAGAGGAAATCAGTGAGTTGGATTGTATTAATGCGATATATCAATTGTTTTA
Coding sequences within it:
- a CDS encoding SpvB/TcaC N-terminal domain-containing protein, which produces MRRHQKTISWFFLYLFVFQIGIESVYALKNHDIISYRFWNSKENINISASFLTPQVSPLTSTPVKAELYEVKEGTNTVACSNNTEYTNLKSGTRQSRLNEVNQGTSNHFIIGYHPATGVDEPFDNVFVFDWETKDVDKQVFLTADVKGVSNASGLSFSVNQQQVVGGYFVEKSNDWKRIKIPLSTTHLHNGKNHILFTNGDNQQLFYELKNLQIQIENTNKNTDFQLFDEQVLFTHNQKAYLKGTVQPNVKNIRINGVKAQLQGDFFEVVFPMESNCNSVTIELDKSNTTESLQHTFSEQKELTFAQKMEEFSLSTAVQFDANSSTWQVSLPSLFLEIPSESYPKASQITATPLRPRDVAPLGQKIVNVTATNSGYRLLPAGAKFSESLSLSLGIDDQKLPKGYHLHDVQIFYFDVDEKRWVAIETKSIDTENNTITGLTNHFTDFIAGVIQAPEHPEGEAFAPTTISDMQVAQPLANQMQIAPPTANQLGDGRIEFPIHIPSGRNGLQPNLSLSYNHSGSSSVVGYGWDLPIPSIAINSKFGVPEFHAQKETESYLFNGEELLQKNGSNLYLAHREEHHINRTSPAFFYPKVEGDFSRIERLGTAPNAYSWVVWDKLGTKYYYGTHLNSRMYDSATGNISQWFLDKIEDKNGNYISYNYHTKHYESDHLEGGKEVLLGSIGYTFHLNLPYGNFNRHQINFIYSDASRPDATISYRNGFKEVSASVLEKIEVSSYDTGRKKSEYGINYLLNHSTGVFSKHLLQSIETQYVKYNAQGGIESSHSYHHAFDYYNDVSGGLFGEERILNTPSDIGLGIIDDLDFLNKVDLSMLHASVDKGVEQKHIEGGVGVGLGTLASNNPITYIGTISTAFAFPVRVTNKPIVQLVDIDADGLPDKVVKIGNQWKYRKNLDGLAFSPQLYSIHNFNELNVTASKTVNKPDINLNLFHTTIGFSKNNTLSNTTTYLSDVNADGILDYVRDKKVFFGKIDSTLGQPTFTVNSAETPNVIYKGSEVEESVLNQPVEFSNANDLMEIVKVWRAPKSGKININGTVSKDFTSVDQGVRVAIQRSYWQTFSNGNFLLNDEEENDESLIENDEFVEELVENSVENDDFVEELVENLVENDEFVEELVENSVESDDFVEELVENSVESGDFVQELVENSVESGDFVQELVENSVENDDFVEELVENSVESDDFVEELVENHFSPIGIGRFYTNSYILSPSLMVAQSMPTNFQNISVTKGDLIFFRVNSSQIPVDELSITWNPEIVYTNENFESPNSYKQYSSNYSDAFVYGTSQPKIEVIKEPGVYQLGWNAFPINNVTFQGAELSDEVRIRFSVYKTAQNGVQLVEQKETIIPINGNHLVQAPHFQLNLSQIDKYNPDTYRFVKVEVLANSQINWKKLDTKFNPFFQKIGGEKVDLIPYYQVFANQHTQYAPSVLVGSPKKVVVKHNFSLSNCTSVDCENQYVYFVVKNQRGQIPNNLIVNGQNFPAKIRYKLNAQGQVTERKAYSHSTKDYTVSIPTTQSILSFSIPHSAVIQRKTHFFEYYTSSKKVAHKLASYQNFNSLVFNENGSSAQNNYVAGFQGLYKANIFSSENNLQVGTLYRNWGQFAYKGANPGEPFQYINRNHLSISPLVGDSEGYSQSSIQQLENLMNTPDSEADSIDENDNGTIAIGTNTVLNTNRLQALERFAALTPHRANASWQMHNKLKVTATQSSPFLRYEDQDASYNPSVSTTVSPCASCEAVGIVKQSETHSKSRTRSSSIVFTSISMATNSGESRMLNDFTDINGDGYPDVLGGAIQLTNSRGGLTNTLQAKSLQMNQQTNGSGATAGGSAQVFSTSIKGQKSNTHTVKNHHNINGAGSLSDSYFESTTENQGIFIDLNGDGLADEVDFDNKKVFFNLGKSFHTENYTGFAVQNKHLVSTSRNFGISPSAGLGYAFTPNVNDRFNADFHLGVTGSETISEQKTQFYDINGDGLVDFVSNKQVFINTGTGFVTSGMQLPDFEKNTTVQIGWMTNLSVLFPVSVFGITIKFGGGGGYSRSSSFHSEKIRLMDFDGDGFVDVLYSDKEERLKVRLSNIRRTNLLKKVSNPTGSSFIMDYATTGSTYKMPFKKWVLSSVDIHDGFVGDGADVQRQRFEYQNGFKDRRERKFLGFGEIKTHQLDDNEQVYRTQTQEFVLNQLTDTEATEPSMSGKVRKYQYIGQLPWKSSLKDASGRVLNEQITDYRLVSLTANQPMGNFNTTEASTQNFGDKSRILPLVKTLTQKTHHFEGMSNDFITHTQSTQFQRYDRYSQPLQVKLVEDNLDVRILYHTINNSSKYLVSIPRQHRILHNNQVLRKSDTTIDAVGNIRSISRDRLDGQQAITNYEYNTFGLLTKVTLPKQTANSPESSRMSYSYIYDPKYYQFVTQVTDAHGYISSKSYSNFGKIESVTDTNGNQFFYDYDAMQRLVLFKGPYHNEKTIEHEYGRTVQNIPYAVTKHYITDNQHAQNAPQQIVHTVSFSDGLGRIIQTKKQLDTPQECVGGNGYWLEVSGKQLYDALGRVTASYLSKEEKNCQGDFNTQLRLYSDLTHNNQEKTTVAYDALDRPLLQTVVGLDAVTSYIYGKDNATQTATTQVILPEGNQTTTYTDRRGHTVQSVQYNSDTNEALATQFAYNALGELLQVTDAEGHHTKYQYNKLGQKTQTIHPDSGTTKFEYNLDGSLRRMANEKLNHNNQWINYSYNKNQLIQVQYPSHTVSYEYGTASDLGNGQNRVGRLKKVTDLTGTREFSYGKLGEITQDYRVLQSQNGVMQFYTTTQTDSWGRVLEMTYPDGEKLFYEYNTIGQLKKIKNSNNYVYLRHVLYTFFGEAKEIEYGNKVKTQNDFDTMRRLRTMRLRRPSNHIFSNVQYDYDRNQNIVRQRNTVSQHNNLHLGGVSDKQYQYDKYNRLSRAIGTFTGFKEEQNYDLTMSYNATHSIVNKNQTHNVTLNQVPQNSVHNYQAEYFYDDDTHPHAPSLLQYQDGKSIKLSYDANGNLEHIQSDKDLVVVGNRDFEWDEQNRLLSVVDNGGQQISHYVYDHTGERTFKSEQGLSLANVSGQQAYEVSDMTNYTLYPSGFVTVNPERNEYTKHYYNNGKRLASRLMTLQGQFVSQNQLQPQAMSMQAMSATQSPQNCQQQLDAIMQYLANDPAMTDCLTAVQNINADPSYQNACDKLYAVNALNCSPADVIDVVITDPVYTPEEISELDCINAIYQLFYLSVYKSSSTYWLNADVKRCYSQIKGIIMKYFITPEPQRMDPCEFWEYLQQFLPCEPTPTIQEPVPTPTEPITYEPPVMTQPTPIVGFEPVEQSIDKVYYYHGDHLNSSTYVTDNNGRPVAYYDYLPFGEVAVEHNQTTNFNNGYKFNGKELDEATGMSYYGARYYDSRLSVFVSVDPLAEEFVGWTPYHYVHQNPINLIDPTGMSAENGDGKGNGWLSKIWNRVKNTFNPNSKIEDITILDEIIININKISEEERIKEKQIDKIKEEWKSEEVKNEWRRLGVWDDNVSYNNYFEALGNQLSLIMPNAGANVYLAVIKNVRNFKYFDNLDDLKPLFKNKSLDDLSTILQKNGWNKLEGNWKTRTVFEKRIGKKKFYAQWEVNNVHSKNNKPVGYWKVTYGKINATKRNTFRVSPDYNFKP